One window of the Rhodohalobacter sp. SW132 genome contains the following:
- a CDS encoding glycoside hydrolase family 3 N-terminal domain-containing protein gives MATQSNLRPVSEAKFKDSDLSPDERTDDLLSLMTLEEKIAQLMCVWNQKADTLLDKDGKFDEKKANDSYKHGNGLGQVGRPNDSGGGTTAREMAELTNRIQKFFIENSRLGIPVIFHEECLHGLAAKDSTSFSQPIGLAGTFNPDLIEKLYAMTAEETRVRGGHQALTPVLDVARDPRWGRVEETFGEDPYLITQMGLSAVKGFQGDASFNNRKHVLATLKHFAAHGDPESGMNCAPVNVSERVLREVFLPPFKEVLQKAEAISVMASYNEIDGVPSHANKWLLRDVLREEWGFEGFVVSDYYAIWELNDRPDTHGHFVAKDKKQAAELAVKAGVNMEFPEPDCYLFLKELVEEGSVDESLIDGLVRPMLYWKFRLGLFEDPYVDPDEADRICGSKENAELAYEAAKETITLLKNENKTLPINLDEVNKIAVIGPNADRSLLGGYSGVPKKEISVLEGIREKVGDKAEILYSEGCKITVGGSWNEDAVVLPDEEDDLKSIAEAVKVAEEADVIVLAIGGNEQTSRESWDIRHMGDRTDITLFGRQEELIKEMIKTGKPVIAFLFNGRPLATNYLSENASAIFECWYLGQETGRAVADVLVGDYNPGGKLPITIPRSVGHIPAYYNHKPSDRRGFLHDVVTPLYPFGFGLSYTEFKIGNISLKDSTIEAYNSTTVSCEVSNTGDREGSEVVQLYIRDLVSTATRPVKELKGFEKVWLKPGETKTVEFQIKPDSLAFHDINMEYVVEPGEFELMIGTSSQDEDLSKVTLEVV, from the coding sequence ATGGCTACACAATCTAACCTACGCCCGGTATCTGAAGCAAAATTTAAAGATTCTGATCTTTCACCGGATGAGAGAACTGACGATCTGCTATCGTTAATGACTCTGGAGGAGAAAATTGCACAACTGATGTGCGTTTGGAATCAAAAGGCTGATACTCTTCTTGACAAGGATGGCAAATTTGATGAAAAAAAGGCAAATGATTCGTATAAACACGGCAATGGCCTTGGTCAGGTAGGGCGCCCGAATGATTCCGGCGGAGGTACTACGGCCCGGGAAATGGCTGAACTGACCAATCGAATCCAGAAATTTTTTATTGAAAACTCACGTCTTGGTATCCCGGTCATTTTTCATGAAGAGTGCCTTCACGGACTTGCAGCTAAAGACAGTACAAGTTTTTCGCAGCCGATTGGCCTTGCTGGAACATTCAATCCCGATCTGATTGAAAAACTTTATGCAATGACCGCTGAAGAAACCCGTGTAAGAGGCGGACACCAGGCGCTGACTCCGGTACTTGATGTAGCCCGTGATCCGCGCTGGGGCCGTGTTGAAGAGACATTTGGCGAAGACCCTTACCTGATTACACAAATGGGTTTATCCGCAGTGAAAGGTTTCCAGGGCGATGCCTCATTTAATAATAGAAAACATGTGCTGGCTACGCTTAAACACTTTGCAGCCCATGGGGATCCGGAATCCGGCATGAACTGTGCACCGGTGAATGTATCGGAACGGGTGCTTCGTGAAGTCTTTCTGCCGCCGTTCAAAGAGGTGCTGCAAAAAGCTGAAGCGATCAGCGTGATGGCATCTTACAACGAAATTGATGGTGTTCCGTCTCATGCCAATAAGTGGCTTCTACGCGATGTGCTGCGCGAAGAGTGGGGCTTTGAAGGATTTGTAGTATCCGATTATTATGCGATTTGGGAGCTGAATGATCGCCCCGATACACACGGCCATTTTGTGGCAAAAGATAAGAAGCAGGCGGCTGAACTTGCGGTTAAAGCCGGTGTAAACATGGAATTTCCTGAGCCGGACTGCTATCTCTTTCTGAAAGAACTTGTGGAAGAAGGCAGCGTGGATGAGTCCCTGATAGATGGACTTGTTCGTCCGATGCTCTACTGGAAATTCAGGCTCGGACTTTTCGAGGATCCATATGTAGATCCGGATGAAGCGGACCGAATCTGCGGATCGAAAGAAAATGCAGAACTGGCTTATGAGGCAGCGAAGGAGACCATCACCCTTCTGAAAAACGAAAATAAAACACTGCCGATAAATCTCGACGAGGTGAATAAAATCGCCGTTATCGGCCCAAATGCAGACAGAAGTCTTCTGGGCGGATACAGCGGTGTGCCGAAAAAAGAGATCTCCGTACTGGAAGGCATTCGTGAGAAAGTTGGCGACAAAGCTGAAATTCTCTACAGTGAAGGGTGCAAAATTACCGTTGGCGGTTCATGGAATGAAGATGCCGTGGTGCTGCCTGATGAGGAAGACGATCTGAAATCGATTGCTGAAGCGGTAAAAGTTGCTGAAGAGGCAGATGTGATTGTACTCGCCATCGGAGGCAATGAGCAGACATCCCGTGAATCGTGGGATATCCGCCACATGGGGGATCGCACAGACATAACCCTGTTCGGCAGGCAGGAAGAACTGATCAAAGAGATGATCAAAACCGGAAAGCCGGTCATTGCATTTCTGTTTAACGGACGTCCGCTCGCTACAAATTATCTGAGCGAAAATGCCAGTGCAATATTTGAATGCTGGTACCTCGGCCAGGAGACCGGCCGGGCTGTTGCGGATGTTCTGGTGGGAGATTACAATCCCGGCGGAAAACTGCCGATCACCATTCCAAGATCTGTAGGACACATTCCTGCGTATTACAATCACAAGCCATCCGACAGGCGCGGTTTTCTGCATGACGTGGTAACACCGCTCTATCCTTTCGGATTCGGCCTCAGCTATACGGAATTCAAAATTGGCAACATCAGCCTGAAAGATTCCACAATCGAAGCGTACAATTCTACTACGGTTTCATGTGAAGTTTCAAACACCGGGGATCGCGAGGGATCAGAAGTGGTTCAGCTCTACATCCGGGATCTGGTCAGCACGGCAACCCGGCCAGTTAAAGAGCTGAAGGGTTTTGAGAAAGTCTGGCTAAAACCGGGTGAAACCAAAACCGTTGAGTTTCAGATCAAACCGGATTCACTGGCATTTCATGACATTAACATGGAATATGTTGTTGAACCGGGCGAATTTGAGCTCATGATCGGAACATCTTCACAGGATGAAGATCTGTCAAAAGTTACGCTCGAAGTTGTATAA